In Carya illinoinensis cultivar Pawnee chromosome 9, C.illinoinensisPawnee_v1, whole genome shotgun sequence, the following are encoded in one genomic region:
- the LOC122277760 gene encoding G-type lectin S-receptor-like serine/threonine-protein kinase RKS1 isoform X1, whose translation MYSPSKLLLTALLLLSLLFQICVSQDTITPDEPLKDGDILVSNRETFALGFFSRPANSSRRYVGIWYNKVPVQTVVWVANRDDPLDGTAGILSIDGHGNLVLTETNRSIPISSTNASVVSANHSMARLLDTGNLVLVHPETQRPIWQSFHFPTDTLLPFMKFGLDRRAGLNRSLTSWKSKDDPGTGYYTLAIDPSGYPQLFLYKDGAPLWRGGPWTGQRWSGAPRMKRNFILNFTYVDNQDEITIEDRLTVPNVFTILVVKEPGITERSTWNENRWVAYSTFPTENCDNYQKCGPNSYCDPNNPEKFECTCLPGFEPKSAHDWFLRDGSGGCERNQGVFTCNSGEGFVKLARVKLPDTSMARVDMSLSLKECKQECLKNCNCTAYTNAIETKGGIGCLTWHGNLVDTRVYYNVGQDLYLRVDATTLAQYAKKNGLLQNKGKLVVLVVSVAIMLLIVASIVYWFIMRKIKEKRQNKYIFSDTSTATTFEESSTRRELDGSTRNSDLQFFDLSKIVAATDNFSISNKLGEGGFGSVYKGCLYNGKEIAVKRLSKYSGQGVEEFKNEVAIIAKLQHRNLVRILGYCVQGEEKMLIYEYLPNRSLDTFIFDETKRSLLDWGKCFEIICGIARGILYLHQDSRLRIIHRDLKASNVLLDNAMHPKIADFGMARIVGGELGDQFEANTNRVVGTYGYMSPEYAMRGLFSVKSDVYSFGILLLEIITGKKNSTYYHHDDPSSNLIGHIWELWKEGKAMEIVDSSLGDITPDNEVARCIQIGLLCVQEYATDRPNMSTVVAMLGNDKPLPSPKQPAFVMMGSSYGKDTSTSEAAISVNEVTVSLVHGR comes from the exons ATGTATTCACCTTCTAAACTGTTATTGACTGCATTattgcttctctctctccttttccaaaTATGCGTTTCCCAAGATACCATAACGCCGGACGAGCCTCTTAAAGACGGTGACATCCTCGTCTCCAACCGAGAAACGTTTGCACTTGGATTTTTCAGCCGGCCTGCCAATTCCAGCCGTCGCTACGTCGGGATTTGGTACAACAAAGTTCCAGTACAAACGGTTGTTTGGGTCGCTAACAGAGACGATCCGCTCGATGGTACCGCCGGTATCCTTTCCATCGACGGTCATGGAAACCTCGTCCTCACCGAGACAAACCGAAGCATCCCTATCTCGTCTACTAACGCTTCTGTTGTCTCCGCGAACCATTCCATGGCTCGGCTCTTGGACACCGGGAACCTCGTTTTGGTTCATCCAGAAACCCAGCGCCCTATATGGCAGAGCTTTCACTTTCCGACCGACACTTTGCTTCCGTTTATGAAATTCGGGCTCGATCGCCGGGCTGGGCTGAACAGGTCCCTGACATCTTGGAAGTCCAAGGATGACCCGGGAACCGGCTACTACACCTTAGCGATTGATCCATCCGGGTATCCGCAGCTGTTCTTATACAAGGATGGGGCTCCTTTGTGGCGGGGCGGACCTTGGACCGGACAAAGATGGAGCGGCGCACCCCGAATGAAACGGAATTTCATCTTGAACTTCACCTACGTGGATAATCAAGATGAGATCACCATTGAAGACCGTCTCACTGTACCTAACGTTTTCACTATTTTGGTGGTGAAGGAACCTGGGATCACAGAGCGGTCTACTTGGAATGAGAACAGGTGGGTCGCGTATTCTACCTTCCCGACAGAGAATTGCGATAACTACCAAAAATGCGGACCAAATAGTTACTGTGACCCGAACAACCCAGAAAAGTTCGAGTGCACGTGCTTGCCCGGGTTTGAACCCAAGTCAGCCCATGATTGGTTCCTGAGAGATGGTTCGGGCGGGTGCGAGAGGAATCAAGGAGTGTTTACGTGCAATAGCGGAGAAGGGTTCGTGAAGCTTGCACGTGTGAAATTGCCGGATACCTCGATGGCACGTGTGGACATGAGTCTATCGTTGAAAGAGTGCAAGCAAGAGTGCCTGAAGAATTGTAATTGTACGGCATACACCAATGCAATTGAGACAAAGGGAGGGATTGGGTGCCTTACATGGCACGGGAACTTGGTGGACACGAGAGTCTATTACAACGTAGGACAAGATTTATATCTACGTGTGGATGCAACTACACTAG cTCAATATGCAAAGAAGAATGGTCTTCTTCAGAATAAAGGAAAGCTGGTAGTTCTTGTGGTTTCTGTTGCAATAATGCTGCTTATTGTGGCTTCCATTGTGTATTGGTTCATAATGAGGAAGATAAAGG AGAAAAGACAAAACAAGTATATTTTTAGCGATACCTCCACTGCAACAACCTTTGAAGAATCTTCAACTAGAAGGGAGCTCGATGGAAGTACGAGAAATTCAGATTTACAATTCTTTGACCTAAGTAAGATAGTTGCAGCCACGGATAACTTCTCTATTTCTAACAAGCTAGGAGAAGGTGGTTTTGGATCGGTGTATAAG GGTTGCTTATACAATGGAAAGGAAATAGCAGTGAAAAGACTATCAAAATACTCCGGACAAGGCGTAGAAGAGTTCAAGAATGAAGTTGCAATCATTGCTAAACTTCAACACAGGAACCTTGTGAGGATTCTTGGTTATTGCGTTCAGGGAGAAGAAAAGATGTTAATATATGAGTACTTGCCAAATCGAAGtttggacacttttatttttg ATGAAACAAAAAGGTCATTGTTAGATTGGGGAAAATGCTTCGAGATTATTTGTGGGATTGCTCGAGGGATCTTATATCTTCATCAAGACTCAAGATTAAGGATTATCCATAGAGATCTAAAAGCCAGTAATGTTCTGCTTGACAATGCAATGCATCCAAAAATTGCAGATTTTGGTATGGCTAGAATTGTTGGAGGGGAGTTAGGGGaccaatttgaagccaacacaAATCGTGTAGTTGGAACATA TGGTTACATGTCTCCGGAGTATGCAATGCGTGGACTATTTTCAGTGAAGTCAGATGTATACAGCTTTGGGATTTTGCTATTGGAGATCATTACTGGAAAAAAGAACAGTACTTATTATCATCATGATGATCCGTCCTCAAACTTGATTGGGCAT ATTTGGGAGTTATGGAAAGAAGGCAAAGCCATGGAAATAGTTGATTCATCACTGGGTGACATAACCCCTGATAATGAAGTTGCAAGATGCATTCAAATTGGGCTTTTGTGCGTGCAAGAATATGCAACAGATCGGCCGAACATGTCAACAGTTGTTGCAATGTTGGGTAATGACAAACCTCTTCCTTCTCCAAAACAACCTGCATTTGTTATGATGGGTAGTAGCTATGGGAAAGACACATCAACTAGCGAAGCAGCCATTTCTGTCAATGAAGTAACAGTTTCTTTGGTTCACGGTCGTTAA
- the LOC122277760 gene encoding G-type lectin S-receptor-like serine/threonine-protein kinase At1g11410 isoform X2 translates to MYSPSKLLLTALLLLSLLFQICVSQDTITPDEPLKDGDILVSNRETFALGFFSRPANSSRRYVGIWYNKVPVQTVVWVANRDDPLDGTAGILSIDGHGNLVLTETNRSIPISSTNASVVSANHSMARLLDTGNLVLVHPETQRPIWQSFHFPTDTLLPFMKFGLDRRAGLNRSLTSWKSKDDPGTGYYTLAIDPSGYPQLFLYKDGAPLWRGGPWTGQRWSGAPRMKRNFILNFTYVDNQDEITIEDRLTVPNVFTILVVKEPGITERSTWNENRWVAYSTFPTENCDNYQKCGPNSYCDPNNPEKFECTCLPGFEPKSAHDWFLRDGSGGCERNQGVFTCNSGEGFVKLARVKLPDTSMARVDMSLSLKECKQECLKNCNCTAYTNAIETKGGIGCLTWHGNLVDTRVYYNVGQDLYLRVDATTLEKRQNKYIFSDTSTATTFEESSTRRELDGSTRNSDLQFFDLSKIVAATDNFSISNKLGEGGFGSVYKGCLYNGKEIAVKRLSKYSGQGVEEFKNEVAIIAKLQHRNLVRILGYCVQGEEKMLIYEYLPNRSLDTFIFDETKRSLLDWGKCFEIICGIARGILYLHQDSRLRIIHRDLKASNVLLDNAMHPKIADFGMARIVGGELGDQFEANTNRVVGTYGYMSPEYAMRGLFSVKSDVYSFGILLLEIITGKKNSTYYHHDDPSSNLIGHIWELWKEGKAMEIVDSSLGDITPDNEVARCIQIGLLCVQEYATDRPNMSTVVAMLGNDKPLPSPKQPAFVMMGSSYGKDTSTSEAAISVNEVTVSLVHGR, encoded by the exons ATGTATTCACCTTCTAAACTGTTATTGACTGCATTattgcttctctctctccttttccaaaTATGCGTTTCCCAAGATACCATAACGCCGGACGAGCCTCTTAAAGACGGTGACATCCTCGTCTCCAACCGAGAAACGTTTGCACTTGGATTTTTCAGCCGGCCTGCCAATTCCAGCCGTCGCTACGTCGGGATTTGGTACAACAAAGTTCCAGTACAAACGGTTGTTTGGGTCGCTAACAGAGACGATCCGCTCGATGGTACCGCCGGTATCCTTTCCATCGACGGTCATGGAAACCTCGTCCTCACCGAGACAAACCGAAGCATCCCTATCTCGTCTACTAACGCTTCTGTTGTCTCCGCGAACCATTCCATGGCTCGGCTCTTGGACACCGGGAACCTCGTTTTGGTTCATCCAGAAACCCAGCGCCCTATATGGCAGAGCTTTCACTTTCCGACCGACACTTTGCTTCCGTTTATGAAATTCGGGCTCGATCGCCGGGCTGGGCTGAACAGGTCCCTGACATCTTGGAAGTCCAAGGATGACCCGGGAACCGGCTACTACACCTTAGCGATTGATCCATCCGGGTATCCGCAGCTGTTCTTATACAAGGATGGGGCTCCTTTGTGGCGGGGCGGACCTTGGACCGGACAAAGATGGAGCGGCGCACCCCGAATGAAACGGAATTTCATCTTGAACTTCACCTACGTGGATAATCAAGATGAGATCACCATTGAAGACCGTCTCACTGTACCTAACGTTTTCACTATTTTGGTGGTGAAGGAACCTGGGATCACAGAGCGGTCTACTTGGAATGAGAACAGGTGGGTCGCGTATTCTACCTTCCCGACAGAGAATTGCGATAACTACCAAAAATGCGGACCAAATAGTTACTGTGACCCGAACAACCCAGAAAAGTTCGAGTGCACGTGCTTGCCCGGGTTTGAACCCAAGTCAGCCCATGATTGGTTCCTGAGAGATGGTTCGGGCGGGTGCGAGAGGAATCAAGGAGTGTTTACGTGCAATAGCGGAGAAGGGTTCGTGAAGCTTGCACGTGTGAAATTGCCGGATACCTCGATGGCACGTGTGGACATGAGTCTATCGTTGAAAGAGTGCAAGCAAGAGTGCCTGAAGAATTGTAATTGTACGGCATACACCAATGCAATTGAGACAAAGGGAGGGATTGGGTGCCTTACATGGCACGGGAACTTGGTGGACACGAGAGTCTATTACAACGTAGGACAAGATTTATATCTACGTGTGGATGCAACTACACTAG AGAAAAGACAAAACAAGTATATTTTTAGCGATACCTCCACTGCAACAACCTTTGAAGAATCTTCAACTAGAAGGGAGCTCGATGGAAGTACGAGAAATTCAGATTTACAATTCTTTGACCTAAGTAAGATAGTTGCAGCCACGGATAACTTCTCTATTTCTAACAAGCTAGGAGAAGGTGGTTTTGGATCGGTGTATAAG GGTTGCTTATACAATGGAAAGGAAATAGCAGTGAAAAGACTATCAAAATACTCCGGACAAGGCGTAGAAGAGTTCAAGAATGAAGTTGCAATCATTGCTAAACTTCAACACAGGAACCTTGTGAGGATTCTTGGTTATTGCGTTCAGGGAGAAGAAAAGATGTTAATATATGAGTACTTGCCAAATCGAAGtttggacacttttatttttg ATGAAACAAAAAGGTCATTGTTAGATTGGGGAAAATGCTTCGAGATTATTTGTGGGATTGCTCGAGGGATCTTATATCTTCATCAAGACTCAAGATTAAGGATTATCCATAGAGATCTAAAAGCCAGTAATGTTCTGCTTGACAATGCAATGCATCCAAAAATTGCAGATTTTGGTATGGCTAGAATTGTTGGAGGGGAGTTAGGGGaccaatttgaagccaacacaAATCGTGTAGTTGGAACATA TGGTTACATGTCTCCGGAGTATGCAATGCGTGGACTATTTTCAGTGAAGTCAGATGTATACAGCTTTGGGATTTTGCTATTGGAGATCATTACTGGAAAAAAGAACAGTACTTATTATCATCATGATGATCCGTCCTCAAACTTGATTGGGCAT ATTTGGGAGTTATGGAAAGAAGGCAAAGCCATGGAAATAGTTGATTCATCACTGGGTGACATAACCCCTGATAATGAAGTTGCAAGATGCATTCAAATTGGGCTTTTGTGCGTGCAAGAATATGCAACAGATCGGCCGAACATGTCAACAGTTGTTGCAATGTTGGGTAATGACAAACCTCTTCCTTCTCCAAAACAACCTGCATTTGTTATGATGGGTAGTAGCTATGGGAAAGACACATCAACTAGCGAAGCAGCCATTTCTGTCAATGAAGTAACAGTTTCTTTGGTTCACGGTCGTTAA